In Entelurus aequoreus isolate RoL-2023_Sb linkage group LG13, RoL_Eaeq_v1.1, whole genome shotgun sequence, a genomic segment contains:
- the gemin4 gene encoding gem-associated protein 4 has product MDKDKAILQGAFLLSDKLCLPSTLSCLQKSDWCKVGNPILDAVREICGKEEASVHPNSSAASWRKKIISVVWLKLLSRENGEDEEEAWLENPFFALQNALPEINHVVLMELIKSLSAADIFVYFLLRLPQHQMYSELGRFAEHVMSSPTSEDDVRFFLDVWWELWKSTEPLLDSQDSIEVMFAKQVANLFSQTHQAAKRLKLDSSAPSANTDVLHIFLHTLRHMKDTISQPELCFHALSNCLNALYTSFFIEHSVSLPTKDKMMYLSKAMSVKENNDKLCSELIQEAQQDLKASHTPSKFYLSVTSLHNALKNVLELTQFWQNHGLLTVCSSSPPTYTEFKLQQSVHRILVGLQKAHMSDSAAEHVDEKNKLTALLEALSFPVMESSSEMSMRVAVTIISHRLDDYQNVAMLFASEERWAACEEQWMDCLEKNQAAFQKGDTFIQLSSTLRCQLQTASVSHCKRLLKVVTAVFTALSLEDKNTTLAAILRLSNRGFFGCPGSLALIGSFEQELNMAFNCIIQGGGGPPTEGNLGTAVSLVARMAFQNPEATLKSCCHSAVFNKGAFSLMCKILQQLPGLQSKDEQRNHSSGSSLLCRCLQETVVSRSLADNEKEQLLKFVTLLMMPVMTAGGERESLLSPQELVNTFVLPNLSLTNGNSIDLELSLQLLHATLCLDGQEVASSSSAHFVLDCSPFPLLFTLAQLHDQALRCWKQPPETAVHRWSMDTKELLASVLIRLAEVVGVEVAAVPSRWSRALFWLRDKMKDLDWTVYLHLKPMWGEHFKNEVPSSLLTVCDLPEQEWSGLNLPQYGYGTGLLAWMECCTLSDSLQSTMLSCLSLDRRRPDHVGMFSKGLLVALTQTLPWCSIPQWSRLLRAIKELITSGYLHVPFSLEYVDFLPLLDLRSFSYELCLSVLLLRVLQLLCGSSCSDWLTGDNWVHVARLYAHAVREVMNSLRAKLPLPPSKPFAKPSVATSKSSDLTQDSLKGAEMEENVQQVLCQEVLFVLSQLFCHVQHIQVMMPSGQSEPLFLSSLEILSHYEAIMGAFPKSNSALENDNTKHFFRTITDNLENQEMKSVLQQKIAQLTSSTA; this is encoded by the exons ATGGATAAAG ACAAGGCCATTCTTCAAGGGGCTTTTCTCCTGTCTGATAAGTTGTGTCTGCCCTCCACCTTGAGCTGCCTTCAAAAGTCTGATTGGTGCAAGGTGGGCAACCCCATCCTGGATGCCGTGAGAGAAATTTGTGGCAAGGAAGAAGCTTCTGTTCATCCCAACAGCAGCGCTGCCTCTTGGAGGAAGAAGATAATTAGTGTCGTGTGGTTGAAGTTGTTGAGCAGAGAGAATGGAGAAGATGAAGAGGAGGCATGGTTGGAGAATCCCTTCTTTGCTTTACAGAACGCCCTCCCAGAGATCAACCATGTTGTCCTTATGGAACTCATTAAGTCCTTGTCAGCTGCAgacatatttgtttattttttactgcGTCTTCCTCAACACCAGATGTACTCAGAGCTGGGACGATTTGCCGAACATGTGATGAGCAGCCCTACAAGTGAGGACGATGTTCGTTTCTTCCTTGATGTTTGGTGGGAACTTTGGAAAAGCACAGAACCGTTGTTGGACAGTCAGGATAGTATAGAAGTTATGTTTGCTAAGCAGGTGGCTAATCTCTTTTCTCAGACTCATCAGGCGGCCAAGAGGTTGAAATTGGACTCATCAGCTCCATCAGCAAACACTGATGTCCTCCATATTTTCCTTCACACCCTCAGACATATGAAAGATACCATATCTCAACCGGAGCTCTGCTTCCATGCTCTCTCCAATTGCCTCAATGCTCTTTACACATCTTTCTTCATTGAGCATTCAGTCTCGCTTCCAACCAAAGATAAGATGATGTATTTATCCAAAGCCATGAGCGTCAAAGAAAATAACGACAAGCTGTGTTCCGAACTTATTCAGGAGGCTCAACAAGACCTCAAAGCCTCTCATACCCCATCAAAGTTTTATCTGAGCGTGACAAGCCTTCACAACGCCCTGAAGAACGTGTTGGAGCTCACCCAATTCTGGCAAAACCACGGGTTGCTGACAGTATGCAGCAGCTCTCCTCCCACTTACACGGAATTCAAACTACAGCAAAGTGTCCACAGAATCTTGGTCGGTCTACAAAAAGCGCACATGAGCGACTCCGCAGCTGAACATGTGGATGAGAAAAATAAACTCACAGCTTTACTGGAGGCTTTGTCGTTCCCTGTTATGGAGAGTAGCTCTGAAATGAGCATGAGGGTTGCCGTGACCATCATCAGCCATCGCCTGGACGACTACCAAAATGTCGCCATGTTGTTTGCTAGCGAGGAGAGATGGGCGGCCTGCGAGGAGCAGTGGATGGACTGCCTGGAAAAGAACCAGGCAGCCTTCCAGAAAGGCGACACATTCATCCAGCTGTCCTCCACGCTCAGATGTCAACTCCAAACTGCGAGTGTGAGCCACTGCAAGAGGCTGCTGAAAGTGGTCACAGCAGTGTTCACTGCTCTCTCCTTGGAGGACAAGAATACAACTTTGGCTGCCATTCTGAGACTGTCGAACAGGGGGTTCTTTGGATGCCCGGGCTCCTTAGCTCTGATTGGCAGCTTTGAGCAGGAGCTCAACATGGCATTCAATTGCATCATCCAAGGTGGAGGTGGACCCCCCACAGAGGGTAACCTGGGCACAGCAGTTTCGTTAGTAGCCAGGATGGCCTTTCAGAACCCAGAGGCTACTTTGAAATCCTGCTgccactctgctgttttcaatAAGGGAGCCTTTTCTCTCATGTGTAAGATCCTGCAGCAGTTGCCCGGACTTCAGAGCAAAGATGAACAAAGAAATCATTCGAGTGGCAGCAGTCTACTCTGCAGGTGTCTGCAGGAAACGGTCGTCAGCAGATCACTGGCAGACAATGAAAAGGAACAGTTACTTAAATTTGTGACTTTGTTGATGATGCCAGTCATGACTGCTGGAGGTGAAAGGGAGAGTCTTCTGTCCCCTCAGGAGCTTGTCAACACATTTGTCCTGCCTAACCTATCTCTCACAA ACGGCAACTCAATCGATCTTGAGCTGAGTCTGCAGCTTCTCCACGCCACTTTGTGTTTGGACGGCCAGGAAGTAGCCTCCTCTTCCTCGGCTCACTTTGTGCTGGACTGTTCCCCCTTTCCTCTGCTCTTCACCCTGGCTCAGCTGCATGACCAGGCCCTCAG ATGTTGGAAGCAACCGCCTGAGACTGCTGTCCACCGTTGGTCCATGGACACTAAGGAGTTGCTTGCGTCGGTTCTGATCCGACTGGCAGAGGTGGTTGGTGTCGAGGTAGCAGCTGTCCCCAGTCGCTGGTCCAGAGCTCTTTTCTGGCTCCGTGACAAGATGAAGGACCTGGACTGGACGGTTTACTTGCACCTGAAACCTATGTGGGGTGAACACTTCAAAAATGAAGTACCCTCCTCTCTGTTGACAGTGTGTGATCTACCTGAGCAG GAATGGTCAGGTCTGAACCTTCCCCAGTATGGATACGGCACAGGTCTATTGGCATGGATGGAGTGCTGCACTTTATCAGACTCCCTTCAGTCCACCATGTTGTCTTGTCTTTCTCTGGACCGCCGCCGGCCCGACCACGTTGGCATGTTCAGTAAGGGCCTGCTGGTGGCGCTAACCCAGACCTTGCCCTGGTGCTCCATCCCCCAATGGAGCAGATTACTGCGAGCTATCAAGGAGCTGATTACCTCGGGGTACCTCCACGTCCCGTTTTCCTTGGAGTACGTGGACTTCTTGCCTCTCCTGGACCTGAGGAGTTTTTCCTACGAGCTCTGTCTGTCCGTCCTCCTGCTTCGGGTCCTGCAGCTGCTCTGTGGATCGAGCTGTTCTGATTGGCTGACAGGAGACAATTGGGTCCACGTTGCCAGATTATATGCTCACGCTGTCAGGGAGGTGATGAACTCACTGAGAGCCAAGTTGCCGCTGCCTCCATCCAAGCCTTTTGCGAAACCGTCTGTTGCGACATCGAAAAGCTCTGATTTAACCCAAGACTCTTTGAAAGGCGCAGAGATGGAAGAAAATGTCCAGCAAGTTCTTTGTCAGGAGGTCCTTTTTGTTCTCTCTCAGCTCTTCTGTCATGTTCAACACATCCAG GTGATGATGCCAAGTGGTCAGAGTGAGCCTCTCTTCCTGTCTAGCCTGGAGATTCTCAGTCACTACGAGGCCATCATGGGCGCTTTCCCAAAGAGCAACAGCGCACTGGAAAACGACAACACCAAGCACTTCTTCCGCACCATCACCGACAACCTGGAGAACCAGGAGATGAAGTCTGTTTTGCAGCAGAAGATCGCCCAGCTCACGTCATCTACCGCCTGA